Within the Desulfatibacillum aliphaticivorans DSM 15576 genome, the region CGGCCAGGGGCATCGGCGAAGGCCTGAAAACCAAGATCAACGCCAATATCGGAACCTCCCCCAGCCATTTCAACCTGGAAGAGGAACTGGAAAAGCTCAAGGCGGCCGTTGACGCCGGGGCCGACGCCGTCATGGACCTCTCTACGGGCGGCGATCTTAAACGGGTGCTGCAAACCGTATTGGAAAACTCCCCCGTGCCCATCGGCACCGTGCCCGTATACCGGGTGATCGGCGAGCTTTTGTGCAAAGGAAAAGGCACCGCAGACATGACCGCCGACGCCCTGTTCGACGAAATTGAAAACCAGGCCAAGATGGGCGTGGATTTTGTCACGGTCCATTGCGGCGTCATTCAGTCCACGGTCAAAACCCTGGCAGGCTGCGAGCGGGTTATGGGCATGGTTTCCCGGGGCGGCGCCATCATGGCCGAGTGGATGGCCATCCACAAAGAGGAAAATCCCCTGTACGCCCAGTTTGACCGCCTTTTGGATATGTGCGTGGAATACGACCTGACCCTCTCCCTGGGAGACGGGCTGCGCCCCGGCGCCATTCATGACGCGGAAGATCGCGCTCAGTTAAGCGAAATGATGATTTTGGGCGAACTGGCCAAGCGCGCCCGCAAGGCCGGCGTTCAGGTGATGATCGAAGGTCCCGGCCATGTGCCCCTGCACCGC harbors:
- the thiC gene encoding phosphomethylpyrimidine synthase ThiC, whose translation is MTQLIWAREGRITEAMRQVAEAEGYTPEEIRDKIAAGVAIIPINKGRSFPARGIGEGLKTKINANIGTSPSHFNLEEELEKLKAAVDAGADAVMDLSTGGDLKRVLQTVLENSPVPIGTVPVYRVIGELLCKGKGTADMTADALFDEIENQAKMGVDFVTVHCGVIQSTVKTLAGCERVMGMVSRGGAIMAEWMAIHKEENPLYAQFDRLLDMCVEYDLTLSLGDGLRPGAIHDAEDRAQLSEMMILGELAKRARKAGVQVMIEGPGHVPLHRIAGDVKTQKRLCDGAPYYVLGPLPTDVAPGYDHLVSAIGGAIAAASGVDFLCYVTPAEHLHLPSVQDVHTGVIASRIAAHIGDLEKNLPGAHDWDLNMSKARRDFDWEKMFQLAIDPELARKRRNQSEDKERDVCTMCGDMCALKSYTRATEAEEK